In one window of Spartinivicinus marinus DNA:
- a CDS encoding SdiA-regulated domain-containing protein, producing the protein MNQVLDGQDNIYIISEPSLFYTFSKVH; encoded by the coding sequence ATAAACCAAGTATTAGATGGCCAGGATAATATTTATATTATCAGTGAACCAAGCTTGTTTTATACGTTCTCGAAGGTGCATTAA
- the queF gene encoding NADPH-dependent 7-cyano-7-deazaguanine reductase QueF (Catalyzes the NADPH-dependent reduction of 7-cyano-7-deazaguanine (preQ0) to 7-aminomethyl-7-deazaguanine (preQ1) in queuosine biosynthesis) translates to MNTPLDNTPLGKSVKYEFSYNPELLEGVPRSLNREPIGLYPENLPFSGVDVWNLYELSWLTPSGKPAIAVGEAFVDATTTNIIESKSFKLYLNSFNQTHFDNIETVQATLIKDLSLIANGEVKVNLWHQHNATIGNLPGECIDEEDITTECYEIDSTLLTGAADPQQPVEETLHSHLLKSNCLVTGQPDWGSVMVKYAGAKINRAALLKYIISFRQHNEFHEQCVERIFTDIQHYCQPEKLTVYARYTRRGGLDINPFRSNFESAPSANERMLRQ, encoded by the coding sequence ATGAATACACCACTAGACAACACACCCTTAGGGAAGTCAGTTAAATACGAATTCAGCTATAACCCTGAATTACTGGAAGGTGTGCCCCGCAGTCTCAACCGGGAGCCTATTGGTCTTTACCCAGAAAACCTGCCTTTTTCAGGGGTAGATGTATGGAATTTATATGAATTATCCTGGCTCACCCCTTCTGGCAAACCTGCCATCGCCGTTGGTGAAGCTTTTGTTGATGCAACAACGACCAATATTATTGAGTCAAAATCATTCAAACTGTATTTAAACAGTTTTAATCAAACTCATTTTGACAATATTGAAACCGTTCAGGCCACGCTTATCAAAGATTTAAGCCTCATTGCTAACGGTGAAGTCAAAGTGAATTTATGGCACCAGCATAATGCCACCATTGGCAATTTACCTGGCGAATGTATTGATGAAGAAGACATCACTACCGAATGCTATGAAATTGACTCAACCTTATTAACCGGTGCTGCCGACCCTCAACAGCCGGTTGAAGAAACCTTACACTCTCATTTATTAAAGTCCAACTGTTTGGTGACTGGCCAACCAGATTGGGGCAGTGTAATGGTAAAATATGCTGGGGCTAAAATTAATCGAGCCGCCTTGTTAAAATATATTATTTCTTTCCGCCAACACAATGAATTTCATGAGCAATGTGTCGAGCGGATTTTTACCGATATTCAACACTATTGCCAACCCGAAAAACTGACTGTATATGCCCGTTATACCCGCCGTGGTGGCCTAGACATCAACCCCTTCCGCAGTAATTTTGAAAGTGCACCATCTGCGAACGAGCGGATGCTGCGACAGTAG
- a CDS encoding queuosine precursor transporter: MKKGIRDEDKTAHKYALHGFDSIEGKVILTVTGIGKRLAIPIELFFTDEMMDSVSERDFKLICMHYYKKTNTSILFDKKERSERSWTAYAIMISILSAILISSNFSGLKPINLLGTELVIPIALLFYPITYIINDVINEFYGLRMARKGIQIAFLSNIFFCAVIFAALQIAPINHWQLDDSFNLIGTELLSVFFASMIAYLVSENLNAVILSKIRSLTNSRWLYLRVLGSTLPSTIIDSLLFCTIAFWHILGPEIVLIMITSQIIVKSIYALISVPMTYAAHALMKQFIVTEDSKLKDQNEYTTRQHTLREVS, translated from the coding sequence TTGAAGAAAGGTATTCGTGACGAGGATAAAACTGCTCATAAATATGCTTTACATGGGTTTGACAGTATTGAAGGTAAGGTAATTCTCACTGTAACAGGCATAGGTAAACGCTTAGCTATTCCTATTGAGCTATTTTTTACTGATGAAATGATGGACAGTGTGTCAGAGCGAGACTTCAAACTCATCTGCATGCATTACTACAAAAAAACCAACACCTCGATTTTATTTGATAAAAAAGAACGCAGCGAGCGCTCTTGGACCGCTTATGCGATCATGATCAGCATTTTAAGTGCTATCCTGATCAGCAGTAACTTTTCAGGCCTTAAACCTATTAACTTACTAGGTACTGAACTGGTTATTCCTATCGCCCTACTGTTTTATCCTATTACCTATATTATTAATGATGTGATTAATGAATTTTACGGCCTGCGGATGGCGCGTAAAGGTATTCAAATTGCTTTTTTATCTAATATCTTCTTTTGTGCCGTCATTTTTGCAGCCTTACAAATCGCCCCCATCAACCATTGGCAACTAGATGATAGCTTTAACCTGATCGGCACTGAGTTACTTAGTGTGTTTTTTGCCTCCATGATCGCTTACTTAGTTAGTGAGAACCTGAATGCAGTGATCCTGTCAAAAATCCGTAGTCTTACCAACAGCCGCTGGTTATACTTACGGGTATTGGGAAGTACACTGCCGAGCACCATCATTGATAGCTTGTTATTTTGTACTATCGCTTTCTGGCACATTCTTGGGCCAGAGATTGTGCTAATTATGATCACCTCACAAATCATCGTGAAGTCAATATATGCCTTAATCAGCGTTCCCATGACTTATGCTGCCCATGCATTGATGAAACAATTCATTGTAACTGAAGACAGTAAACTAAAGGATCAGAATGAATACACCACTAGACAACACACCCTTAGGGAAGTCAGTTAA
- a CDS encoding helix-turn-helix domain-containing protein, whose product MCLLNKDGSVQKIAMTKTTLAQNIKFLLKENGLSEQDIQQQTGVKQTTIYQLVNGDVTSTKKSTVSILSDFFGVEVWELTEVNLSQKKHHSNEIEYIEGKALYAVPVLEWQDITHFKRFPIGYWYQHRPTTCASRKVGQGFALTVDSKDYLPYFNPGVTLIFSGNRAPEQDNIVLAMTDKPQPTLVKCKNFSDGLIYLQSLSDANNTMLYSKTYSIQGVLIEERYS is encoded by the coding sequence TTGTGCTTATTAAACAAGGATGGCAGTGTTCAAAAAATCGCCATGACGAAAACAACGCTTGCACAAAATATAAAGTTTTTACTAAAAGAAAATGGTTTATCAGAACAAGATATTCAACAACAAACCGGGGTAAAACAAACCACCATCTACCAACTTGTTAATGGTGATGTTACCAGCACAAAGAAGTCAACGGTTAGTATTCTATCTGATTTTTTTGGTGTTGAAGTATGGGAACTCACAGAAGTCAACTTAAGCCAAAAAAAACACCATAGCAACGAAATAGAATATATAGAAGGTAAAGCACTTTATGCAGTTCCAGTGCTGGAGTGGCAAGATATTACTCATTTTAAGCGCTTTCCTATTGGTTACTGGTATCAGCACCGCCCCACCACTTGTGCCTCACGAAAAGTTGGCCAAGGCTTTGCCTTAACAGTCGACTCTAAAGATTACCTGCCTTATTTTAACCCTGGGGTCACCCTGATTTTTAGTGGTAACCGCGCCCCTGAACAAGACAATATTGTGCTAGCTATGACGGATAAGCCACAACCCACGCTAGTTAAATGTAAAAATTTTTCTGATGGGCTGATTTATCTGCAATCGCTTAGCGATGCAAATAACACCATGCTTTACTCAAAAACCTACAGCATCCAAGGAGTGCTCATTGAAGAAAGGTATTCGTGA
- a CDS encoding lipocalin-like domain-containing protein has product MSQRTLITLGIIITGTCLLGGLFTGGVFDLTKPITALQTTKNDPVTLQQLLGTQKNSSFKQATQPISFLFPLDHGPHFSYRTEWWYLTGHLFDRNQQHYGFQFTLFRFASQPTSTAANPWLVPQFYMAHLALSNTQQQTYRSAAKLSRQGPGLAGVKSSPLQAWLENWQLQSTTAESLFPAKLTAQAPIQQIGLQLTIDKLKSWVLQGNQGLSQKSPAQGNASYYYSYPRLNVVGSIQWNQQQIPVTGQAWFDHEWATSALDRYQTGWDWFSLQLENQQELMIYRIRSQPGYPETLFASLIQADQTIIQLNPSQLTIKATQYQQAAGHKQWPVEWQIILPDYNLSLNLTPTQPNQFIKHLFTYWEGAVKITGSHQGWGFVELTGY; this is encoded by the coding sequence ATGAGCCAGCGAACTCTAATCACTCTAGGTATAATTATTACTGGCACTTGCCTGTTAGGCGGGCTGTTTACTGGGGGGGTATTCGACTTGACCAAACCCATCACAGCGCTACAGACTACTAAAAACGATCCCGTTACTTTACAACAGTTGCTGGGTACTCAAAAAAACAGCTCATTTAAACAAGCAACCCAACCTATTTCCTTTCTTTTTCCCCTCGACCATGGCCCCCACTTTTCCTATCGTACTGAGTGGTGGTATTTGACTGGTCACTTATTTGATCGCAATCAACAGCATTATGGCTTCCAATTCACCTTGTTTCGTTTTGCCAGCCAACCCACTTCAACTGCTGCCAACCCCTGGTTGGTACCCCAGTTTTATATGGCCCACCTGGCTTTGAGCAATACTCAACAACAAACCTATCGTAGTGCTGCCAAACTCAGCCGCCAAGGCCCTGGGCTGGCGGGTGTAAAATCCTCCCCCTTACAAGCCTGGTTAGAAAACTGGCAATTACAATCAACCACAGCAGAATCACTCTTTCCCGCCAAATTAACCGCTCAGGCACCAATACAACAAATCGGTTTACAGTTAACCATCGACAAGCTCAAGTCCTGGGTTTTACAAGGCAACCAAGGGCTAAGCCAAAAAAGTCCTGCACAGGGTAATGCCTCTTACTATTACTCTTACCCTCGCTTAAATGTTGTTGGTTCAATTCAATGGAATCAACAGCAAATACCCGTTACTGGACAGGCTTGGTTTGATCATGAGTGGGCTACTAGTGCCCTTGATCGCTACCAAACCGGTTGGGACTGGTTTTCCTTACAACTGGAAAACCAACAAGAGTTGATGATTTATCGTATTCGCAGCCAACCTGGCTACCCCGAAACCCTGTTTGCCAGCTTAATTCAAGCTGACCAGACCATTATTCAACTAAATCCCAGCCAGCTGACAATCAAGGCCACTCAATATCAACAAGCAGCTGGCCATAAACAGTGGCCAGTAGAATGGCAAATTATCCTTCCTGATTATAATTTGTCGTTGAATCTAACACCTACACAGCCTAACCAATTCATAAAGCATTTATTTACTTACTGGGAAGGTGCAGTAAAAATAACCGGCAGTCATCAGGGTTGGGGGTTTGTTGAGCTCACTGGTTATTAA
- a CDS encoding ABC transporter permease, whose amino-acid sequence MNYLLFVALLRHYRFHPWQLFFILIGISSATCLLTTIDLLIKNSQENFSIAAKQLSGPATHHITSTTGWLPEQLYTELTQHFSITASPVIQASVKLTKNGELYTLLGVDLFKAVHFQAYATSPQTHSATAFLLDFIQSSPPAVIIAQQHINQHQWQIGDQLALYTENNQFPVTLMATFNQEFSELFDHLLVMDIGQAQQRLNVPGKLSRIDLTIHQTEQLNAIRQWLPSAYPLAASSEITSQLGQMSDALSINLSALALLVVATGFFIVFNTMRFALLQRHQLLIQLTQLGITTQQKTLLLLLEVVCIAITATLLGILLGILISIEIQQVAQQTTSNLYGMTPVTLFHVPASTLLKAITIGIFGPLAVVSIDCWQASRYSTQHPPPLQWQPRQLLGFALLGVITLSASIFVFYFTTGLTHCFIAIGGLLLGYATWLPAINWLTALLASKIKPWPAQLKGILWQYFWQDNQRHSITTSIAMMALVIALATAIGIGIMIDSFRLTVTHWLEHRLSAHIYLKQETWGQQQIKPLPDKLLQRMTKHPAIAHIAHFQSKQVSSQGLLFRLTSSNAPPPMQQGYLFTGGNPNQIWQNWQQPNQLLISEPLANRLNLKQHSQLAMNTPKGIQLFQVAGIYYDYASEYGRALISKTNYQRYWPVLPITSIAIYLINPTQQQAVIQLINQLAIDENNNSLNLAITTPEQLKQRSLAIFDQTFLVTNGLRTIAIIIAAIGMASTLMALQLSRTYEVTLLHQLGFTRWQINCFQICQMLWFGCLCCLLALPVGYWLSHWLITGVNIRAFGWSMPLLFRWATSLSTLGFTLAAIGVACLYPLLRPPQAIIKS is encoded by the coding sequence ATGAACTATTTGCTGTTTGTTGCCTTGCTTAGGCATTATCGTTTTCATCCTTGGCAATTATTTTTTATTTTAATCGGTATTAGCTCTGCTACTTGTTTACTGACAACCATTGACTTACTGATCAAAAATAGCCAGGAAAATTTTTCAATAGCAGCCAAACAACTAAGTGGCCCTGCTACCCACCATATTACCTCTACAACAGGCTGGCTGCCAGAGCAGCTTTATACAGAACTCACCCAGCATTTTTCGATAACTGCCAGCCCGGTTATTCAAGCTTCCGTCAAATTAACAAAAAACGGCGAGTTATATACATTATTAGGTGTAGACTTATTTAAAGCTGTGCACTTTCAAGCCTATGCCACGAGCCCGCAAACCCATAGTGCAACCGCTTTTCTATTAGATTTTATTCAGTCATCTCCCCCTGCTGTCATAATTGCGCAACAACATATTAACCAACACCAATGGCAAATAGGTGATCAACTTGCATTGTATACCGAAAATAATCAGTTTCCCGTGACATTAATGGCCACTTTTAACCAAGAGTTTAGTGAGTTATTCGACCATTTATTGGTAATGGATATTGGCCAGGCACAACAGCGGTTAAATGTGCCAGGCAAACTGAGTCGAATTGATTTAACTATTCATCAAACTGAACAGCTTAATGCTATTCGACAGTGGCTTCCCTCGGCTTACCCGTTAGCGGCAAGCAGTGAAATAACCTCTCAATTAGGGCAAATGAGTGACGCATTAAGTATTAATTTATCAGCTTTAGCTTTATTAGTCGTGGCCACTGGTTTTTTTATTGTGTTTAATACCATGCGCTTTGCACTACTTCAACGCCATCAATTACTCATCCAACTCACACAACTGGGTATTACCACTCAGCAAAAAACCCTCTTACTACTATTAGAGGTAGTCTGCATTGCCATCACTGCAACCCTGTTAGGCATCCTGTTAGGTATTTTGATCAGTATTGAAATACAACAAGTCGCACAACAAACCACCAGTAATCTTTATGGCATGACCCCTGTTACGTTATTTCATGTGCCAGCATCCACCTTATTAAAAGCAATCACGATTGGTATATTTGGGCCATTAGCTGTCGTTAGTATTGACTGTTGGCAAGCCAGTCGCTATTCCACCCAACATCCCCCCCCATTACAATGGCAACCAAGACAGTTACTGGGTTTTGCCTTGCTAGGGGTAATTACTTTAAGTGCTAGTATTTTCGTGTTTTATTTCACCACTGGGCTCACTCATTGTTTTATTGCCATTGGTGGTTTACTGCTTGGTTACGCAACTTGGCTACCGGCGATTAATTGGCTAACGGCCCTATTAGCCAGCAAAATAAAACCCTGGCCTGCTCAATTAAAAGGCATTTTATGGCAATATTTTTGGCAGGATAATCAACGACACAGTATTACCACTAGCATAGCCATGATGGCGCTGGTCATTGCACTGGCCACAGCGATTGGCATTGGCATTATGATTGACAGTTTTCGACTAACCGTCACTCACTGGCTAGAGCATCGCCTATCTGCACATATTTACTTAAAGCAAGAAACATGGGGGCAGCAGCAGATCAAACCGTTACCTGACAAATTATTACAGCGAATGACGAAGCATCCTGCTATTGCACACATTGCGCACTTCCAATCCAAGCAAGTCAGCAGTCAAGGACTGCTCTTTCGCTTAACCAGTAGTAATGCCCCTCCCCCCATGCAACAGGGGTATTTATTTACAGGCGGCAACCCCAACCAAATTTGGCAGAATTGGCAACAACCCAACCAACTGCTGATTAGCGAGCCACTAGCTAATCGATTAAACCTAAAGCAGCATAGTCAGCTGGCAATGAATACACCTAAAGGTATCCAACTATTTCAAGTGGCAGGTATTTATTATGACTACGCCAGTGAGTATGGCCGAGCTTTAATCAGTAAAACAAATTATCAACGTTACTGGCCTGTTTTACCTATCACCTCAATTGCCATCTATTTAATTAACCCCACCCAGCAACAGGCTGTTATTCAGTTAATTAACCAGCTTGCAATCGATGAAAATAATAATTCTCTCAATTTAGCAATAACCACTCCAGAACAACTTAAACAACGCTCGCTGGCTATTTTTGATCAAACTTTTTTAGTCACCAATGGCCTGCGAACCATTGCTATTATCATTGCAGCCATCGGCATGGCCAGCACCTTAATGGCATTACAGCTCAGCCGAACCTATGAAGTGACTCTGCTACATCAGTTAGGTTTTACCCGCTGGCAGATTAATTGTTTCCAAATCTGCCAAATGCTGTGGTTTGGTTGCTTATGTTGTTTACTTGCCTTACCGGTGGGTTATTGGTTATCCCATTGGTTAATTACAGGGGTTAATATACGAGCCTTTGGTTGGAGTATGCCCCTGTTATTTCGCTGGGCAACCTCACTGTCTACACTGGGTTTTACATTAGCAGCAATAGGTGTTGCCTGCCTTTACCCACTCCTTCGCCCACCACAAGCAATTATAAAATCATGA
- a CDS encoding ABC transporter ATP-binding protein, producing MAVIELKQVSHYIPVSNQSTPLFTNINLTLQAGEIVVLLGQSGSGKTTLLNLIAGLDLPYQGEIYLHQQPMHNRSATARATIRRQHIGFVYQQYNLLPSLTVLENVMLPGLLNKQRQVTERARYLLQTVDMGEQLNRFPHQLSGGEQQRVAICRSLIHQPSVLLADEPTGSLDNTTAARVIELFFSQVNANQQTVLLATHNEQLCQWANRVAVIHYGQLSLKS from the coding sequence ATGGCTGTCATCGAACTAAAACAGGTGAGTCATTATATTCCTGTCAGTAACCAGTCTACCCCCTTGTTTACTAATATTAACCTAACGCTTCAGGCTGGTGAAATCGTGGTTTTGTTAGGGCAAAGTGGCTCTGGCAAAACAACTTTGCTTAATTTAATCGCAGGCCTGGATTTACCTTATCAAGGCGAAATTTACCTTCACCAACAACCTATGCATAATCGCTCAGCAACGGCTCGGGCCACGATTAGACGACAGCATATTGGTTTTGTGTATCAGCAGTACAACTTATTGCCCTCACTCACTGTGCTGGAAAATGTCATGCTTCCAGGGCTACTTAACAAACAACGGCAGGTAACTGAACGAGCCAGATACTTATTACAAACGGTTGATATGGGAGAGCAGCTCAATCGATTTCCCCACCAACTATCAGGTGGAGAGCAACAACGGGTAGCCATTTGTCGTAGTTTAATTCATCAACCCAGTGTGCTGTTAGCAGATGAACCTACCGGTAGTTTAGATAATACAACCGCTGCCAGGGTAATTGAGCTTTTTTTTTCACAAGTCAATGCCAACCAGCAAACGGTACTACTTGCCACTCATAATGAGCAACTCTGTCAATGGGCTAACCGGGTTGCAGTTATTCATTATGGACAGCTTTCACTCAAGTCATGA
- a CDS encoding RNA recognition motif domain-containing protein yields the protein MQQNKLYVGNLPYCINESQLDDLFSQYGEIDDIKLILDRETGRSKGFAFITFASEQAAKQALQHNGIEVEGRTIKVNKAIDNNRQRSRRNYTVQRTT from the coding sequence ATGCAGCAAAATAAGCTTTATGTAGGTAATTTACCCTACTGCATCAACGAGTCACAGTTAGATGATCTGTTCTCTCAATATGGCGAAATTGACGACATTAAATTAATTTTAGACCGCGAAACCGGGCGATCTAAAGGCTTTGCCTTCATTACCTTTGCCTCCGAGCAGGCCGCTAAGCAAGCACTGCAACATAATGGTATAGAAGTAGAAGGACGTACAATTAAGGTAAATAAAGCCATTGATAATAACCGTCAACGAAGCCGACGTAATTATACTGTACAGCGAACCACTTAA
- a CDS encoding HNH endonuclease, translated as MIRVLRLNKSGLPTAWISREEAATLYVKQQVLWSIGEQPLRIVGGINKFGVRSEINMDPIIACMGDHRRQNFVPGLNNALLFRRDDYLCMYCGNVFKETDLTRDHIVPKVQGGKDVWKNVVAACQRCNHHKGGRTPEQAGMELLAVPFEPNVFEFMYLANRQIRGDQMEYLRSRFTGQRCWKM; from the coding sequence ATGATTCGTGTATTAAGGTTGAATAAATCTGGGTTGCCAACCGCATGGATAAGCCGAGAAGAAGCAGCCACCTTGTATGTTAAACAGCAAGTATTATGGAGTATTGGAGAGCAACCACTGCGTATTGTTGGAGGAATCAATAAGTTTGGTGTTCGCTCTGAAATTAACATGGACCCCATCATTGCCTGTATGGGGGATCATCGTAGACAAAACTTTGTGCCTGGTTTAAATAATGCACTGTTATTTCGTCGTGACGACTACTTGTGTATGTATTGTGGCAATGTGTTTAAAGAAACGGACTTAACTCGGGATCATATTGTGCCTAAAGTGCAAGGTGGCAAGGATGTGTGGAAAAACGTAGTCGCTGCTTGTCAGCGTTGCAACCACCATAAAGGTGGTAGAACGCCGGAACAAGCAGGGATGGAGTTATTAGCAGTACCGTTTGAGCCTAATGTGTTTGAGTTTATGTATCTAGCTAACCGGCAAATTCGCGGTGACCAGATGGAGTATTTGCGATCACGCTTTACTGGCCAGCGTTGCTGGAAAATGTAA
- a CDS encoding M64 family metallopeptidase codes for MKAMTKGLVTLLLFYCTTLASHAKLLEFVLTNQEFLMDRESQRYGDFLSQLNKQLGQPQSINTLAVIQLNSHNKIVKIEQLTSPLMLRGEAFNSQTGFIESVINQPLDTGNLYLNVDENEAINKILIFSPKINPEKGLAWQFSTERHVALSNYGVKEKTGESVFKLVDNGPSSNRVDLVFVAEGYTQNEIARFKEDLTTVVNGFFEEHPLSLYKSYFNVWGVESISNQSGAGYSYPKDTRFKSYFNCYNIDRLLCVDINEVQKYVSQRLSSHSRDIIVVVVNTDKYGGSGGAVATMSLHSSAVDLALHEVAHTFGLLADEYDYGSCRVAAASEANVTNNRSGSKWAHWVDVANNVSVFEGAKYCRYGMYRPTNNSLMRVLGQPFYAVNSEQLIRRIYSFTTPLSSQTPNTKTISLSTQQQQGFAASLLQPTTNTVTARWKLNGKPVSSATHFTFMGNNYPPGRYQLTVEARDNTSHVIIDSKNRLKDTFTWDIKLTTVSNHCNTPAPPSHLTAQILDNNSFQLSWLAPTHAQHYTVQRLIEGTWQDEVNTAATVVKITNLAAESEQLVRVIGTNGCDEMGKASEPLEVSLKGTLNS; via the coding sequence ATGAAAGCCATGACTAAAGGACTAGTCACTCTACTACTGTTTTATTGTACAACTCTAGCTAGTCACGCAAAACTGTTGGAGTTTGTTTTAACTAACCAGGAATTTTTAATGGATAGGGAAAGTCAACGTTATGGTGACTTTCTTAGCCAATTAAATAAACAACTGGGTCAACCGCAGTCCATAAATACGCTAGCTGTTATTCAGTTAAACAGTCACAATAAAATAGTGAAGATAGAGCAGTTAACTAGCCCATTAATGTTAAGAGGCGAAGCATTTAATTCACAAACCGGGTTTATTGAATCGGTGATTAACCAGCCGTTGGACACAGGTAATCTTTACCTGAATGTTGATGAAAACGAGGCCATAAATAAAATATTGATTTTTTCACCTAAAATTAACCCTGAAAAGGGCTTAGCTTGGCAGTTTTCTACTGAGCGTCATGTAGCGTTAAGTAATTATGGCGTTAAAGAAAAAACCGGAGAGTCCGTTTTTAAACTAGTTGATAATGGCCCCTCCAGTAATCGGGTCGACTTGGTATTTGTAGCAGAAGGCTATACTCAAAATGAAATTGCTCGCTTTAAAGAGGACTTAACGACTGTCGTTAATGGCTTTTTTGAAGAGCATCCACTAAGCCTATATAAAAGCTATTTTAATGTGTGGGGAGTAGAATCAATCAGTAATCAGTCTGGTGCTGGCTATAGCTATCCCAAAGACACCCGCTTCAAGTCGTATTTTAATTGTTATAATATCGACCGACTGTTATGTGTTGATATTAATGAAGTGCAAAAATACGTCTCTCAGCGTTTAAGCAGTCATTCTCGGGATATTATTGTGGTAGTGGTCAATACCGATAAATATGGCGGCTCTGGCGGTGCTGTTGCTACCATGTCACTCCACTCATCAGCTGTTGATTTAGCCTTACATGAAGTGGCACATACCTTTGGTTTACTGGCGGATGAATACGACTACGGCAGTTGCCGGGTGGCTGCAGCGTCAGAAGCCAATGTCACCAATAACCGTTCAGGCAGCAAGTGGGCCCACTGGGTTGATGTTGCTAATAATGTGAGTGTGTTTGAAGGCGCAAAATATTGCCGCTATGGGATGTATCGCCCAACAAATAATTCACTCATGCGAGTGTTAGGTCAGCCATTTTATGCCGTCAACAGTGAACAACTGATACGACGAATTTACAGCTTTACTACACCACTCTCGTCACAAACGCCTAACACTAAAACCATTAGTCTTAGCACACAACAACAACAAGGCTTTGCGGCTTCACTACTGCAGCCTACTACCAATACAGTCACTGCTAGATGGAAGCTGAATGGTAAACCAGTTAGCTCAGCAACTCACTTTACCTTTATGGGGAATAATTACCCCCCTGGTCGTTATCAGTTAACGGTAGAAGCACGGGATAATACCAGTCATGTTATTATCGATAGTAAAAACCGACTTAAAGATACCTTTACCTGGGATATTAAATTAACAACCGTTAGCAATCACTGTAATACGCCCGCCCCACCCTCTCATTTAACTGCTCAAATTCTTGATAACAATAGTTTTCAATTATCCTGGTTAGCACCTACACACGCCCAACACTATACGGTCCAACGGTTAATTGAAGGAACTTGGCAAGATGAAGTAAACACAGCAGCTACAGTGGTAAAAATAACTAATCTTGCTGCTGAAAGTGAGCAGTTAGTTCGAGTAATTGGTACCAATGGTTGTGATGAAATGGGTAAAGCATCAGAGCCACTTGAAGTTTCACTGAAGGGCACCCTTAATAGTTAA
- a CDS encoding class I SAM-dependent methyltransferase → MNSEFWNNYYQEQSTIWIQPDEVFATEVAELTSGNALELGAGEGADCLFLAKSGWQVTAIDFSQKAIDRINRQADKQEITINTEVNDILTYQPEQQFDLVYMVFIHLPLAERKQMLANAVNALALGGTLLFIGIANSDMDCDQEVSHLFSPAKDIAALLLEVAPDLHIEKQGHLNRTIPMPDKQSFKAETIIVKAKKLSNK, encoded by the coding sequence ATGAACTCTGAATTTTGGAATAACTATTATCAAGAACAATCTACAATTTGGATCCAGCCTGATGAGGTATTTGCCACAGAAGTAGCTGAGTTAACTTCAGGTAATGCATTGGAGTTAGGTGCTGGAGAAGGCGCAGATTGTTTATTTTTAGCAAAGTCCGGTTGGCAAGTGACTGCCATTGATTTTTCTCAAAAAGCCATCGATAGAATTAATCGACAGGCAGATAAACAGGAGATAACAATTAATACAGAGGTAAACGATATTTTAACTTATCAGCCAGAGCAACAGTTTGACTTGGTGTATATGGTGTTTATCCACTTACCTCTGGCAGAAAGAAAACAGATGCTGGCTAATGCCGTTAACGCTTTGGCGCTTGGTGGTACTCTACTCTTTATCGGCATTGCTAACAGCGACATGGACTGTGACCAGGAAGTTTCCCACCTGTTTTCTCCAGCCAAGGATATTGCTGCACTGCTATTAGAGGTAGCACCCGACCTACACATAGAAAAACAAGGTCACCTTAACCGAACAATCCCAATGCCAGACAAACAATCATTTAAAGCTGAAACGATTATTGTGAAGGCCAAGAAGTTAAGCAACAAATAG